GTAAACTCTACGGTCTCATTCATACAGATACTTCCTAACTATGTGTATTTTTTCTATGAGGACAGAATAGACAATGTATCCTAGTCACCTTTTTGCTGGACTTGCGTATGGGCTAGCAGGTCTCCAAGATGCCTCTTATCTTTCCTAAACACCGTCATTGCCAGTAGCAAAACTGCGAGTAGAGTCGCTAAAATCGAGAGGATAATGGATAACACATCAAACTCACTATAGAAGCCATGAATTGTTCCCATATGACCGAGTTGCCAAGGTAAAAATTTAACGGAATTTCTGATCAAGCTAGCCTGTACTGTTTTTTTCTGGTAGATCAGTTTAAGTCCAGCTTTTGCCTTTCCAAAACTGCCATTTTTTGCATAATCCAAAAATATGAACAGGAGCGTGATTGGCAAAACAGAGGTAAAAAATACAAGCCACTGCGACTGAATTTCTGTAAACTCTGGGACGCCATTAAAAAAAATGAGGTAAATAAGCATAGAACCTAAAAACAGAAGCACTAAATAAGCTAGAATGAAAAGATAATCGAATAGAAATTCTATCATTCTTTTTTTTAACGAAATAGGATTGATTGCTAACATCTTCATCGCCGGCTCCTCCTTTCTCATCTCCAATTATAATATAAGGTTACGAATAAAGAAACCATTTATAAAAAAGAAGACTGCAATCTCTCAATTGCAGTCTTCATTCCTACTT
The DNA window shown above is from Streptococcus sp. S1 and carries:
- a CDS encoding RDD family protein, with protein sequence MKMLAINPISLKKRMIEFLFDYLFILAYLVLLFLGSMLIYLIFFNGVPEFTEIQSQWLVFFTSVLPITLLFIFLDYAKNGSFGKAKAGLKLIYQKKTVQASLIRNSVKFLPWQLGHMGTIHGFYSEFDVLSIILSILATLLAVLLLAMTVFRKDKRHLGDLLAHTQVQQKGD